The following coding sequences lie in one Oncorhynchus nerka isolate Pitt River linkage group LG14, Oner_Uvic_2.0, whole genome shotgun sequence genomic window:
- the LOC115141212 gene encoding gap junction alpha-9 protein-like has translation MGDWNFLGGILEEVHIHSTMVGKIWLTILFIFRMLVLGVAAEDVWNDEQADFICNTEQPGCRNVCYDLAFPISLIRFWVLQVIFVSSPSLVYMGHALYRLRALEKERQKKKVLLRRELELVDVDMVAARKTIEREVRQLEQGKLNKAPLSGSLLRTYVAHIITRSAVEVGFITGQYILYGFQLSPLFKCEREPCPNAVDCFVSRPTEKSVFMVFMQCIAVVSLFLNILEIMHLGYKKVKKGILDYYPHLQDELDDFYSSKTKKDSVVHQTGIASSGCNPTMASAPSGYNLLLERAQEGHTYPPLINPSAFLPVQGELAGKRSVEELKDAAHSPTEHNSNSNNTSSDSRSPPCDSVTPPKQEEPEESAHLPPHSEEEKRGSPDSPRRPRDASHASSCPTLLVGAGRKTWRVNAPSNCSTVVEGKSSDTDSYGGAKASGGYQARTASKSEPKMRPSTPDSLGDSSSGSQHSPRTPSSNRRPSSTSNASSRRAPTDLQV, from the coding sequence ATGGGGGATTGGAATTTCCTAGGGGGGATATTGGAGGAGGTGCATATCCACTCCACTATGGTGGGAAAAATCTGGCTCACCATCCTATTCATCTTCCGCATGCTGGTGTTGGGTGTGGCGGCCGAGGACGTGTGGAACGATGAGCAGGCCGACTTCATCTGCAACACGGAGCAGCCCGGGTGCCGGAACGTCTGCTACGACCTGGCTTTCCCCATCTCCCTCATCCGCTTCTGGGTCCTTCAGGTCATCTTTGTCTCATCGCCCTCACTGGTGTACATGGGCCATGCTCTCTACCGCCTCCGAGCCCTGGAGAAGGAGCGGCAGAAAAAGAAGGTCCTGCTACGTCGCGAGCTGGAGCTGGTGGACGTGGACATGGTGGCTGCTCGGAAAACGATTGAGCGAGAGGTGAGGCAACTGGAGCAAGGCAAGCTCAACAAGGCTCCGCTGTCGGGGTCCCTGCTGCGCACCTACGTGGCCCACATCATTACCCGCTCTGCCGTGGAGGTAGGCTTTATAACGGGCCAGTACATCCTCTATGGCTTccagctctcccctctcttcaaGTGCGAGCGTGAGCCTTGCCCCAACGCGGTGGACTGCTTCGTTTCCCGGCCCACAGAGAAGAGTGTCTTCATGGTCTTTATGCAATGCATCGCTGTAGTCTCCCTCTTCCTAAACATCTTGGAGATCATGCACCTGGGCTACAAGAAGGTCAAGAAGGGCATCCTGGATTACTATCCACACCTGCAAGACGAGCTTGATGACTTCTACTCAAGCAAAACCAAGAAAGACTCCGTGGTGCATCAGACAGGCATTGCTTCCTCCGGCTGTAATCCCACCATGGCCTCCGCGCCCAGTGGCTACAACCTCCTACTGGAGCGGGCCCAGGAGGGTCACACCTACCCCCCCCTTATCAACCCCTCTGCCTTCCTCCCTGTTCAGGGTGAACTGGCTGGTAAACGGAGCGTGGAAGAACTCAAAGATGCTGCACATAGCCCAACGGAGCACAACTCCAACTCCAATAACACCAGCAGTGACAGCCGCTCACCGCCCTGCGACTCAGTGACCCCGCCAAAGCAGGAGGAGCCAGAGGAGTCTGCACACCTTCCCCCTCACagcgaggaagagaagagggggagccCAGACTCTCCCAGGCGCCCAAGGGATGCATCTCACGCCTCCTCCTGCCCGACATTGCTAGTAGGCGCCGGAAGGAAAACATGGAGGGTCAACGCTCCCTCAAATTGTTCCACAGTGGTGGAGGGCAAAAGTTCAGACACAGATTCTTATGGGGGTGCTAAGGCCAGTGGTGGGTACCAAGCCCGGACTGCGTCGAAATCGGAACCCAAAATGCGTCCCTCCACCCCAGACTCACTGGGGGACTCAAGTTCAGGGTCACAGCACAGTCCGAGAACACCCTCTTCCAATCGCCGACCATCATCCACAAGCAACGCAAGTAGTAGGCGAGCCCCTACAGACTTACAAGTCTGA
- the LOC115141213 gene encoding c-Myc-binding protein-like isoform X1, with protein sequence MEISIDGAVFSLSSYCTAFGASESKREQFQRYLEKAGVLDSLTSVLVALYEETEKPNNALDFLKQHLGVAGQESADTEALQQDLRDMRQRCELLAEENKDLKNRLQRYEPTKEDGAAE encoded by the exons ATGGAGATTTCAATTGACGGAGCAGTTTTTAGCTTATCTTCATATTGTACTGCCTTTGGG GCTTCAGAGTCCAAACGAGAGCAGTTTCAAAGATACCTGGAGAAGGCTGGTGTCCTTGACAGCCTCACCAGTG TGCTGGTGGCATTGTATGAAGAGACGGAGAAACCCAACAATGCGCTTGA TTTCCTCAAGCAGCACTTGGGTGTGGCTGGCCAGGAGTCTGCAGACACTGAGGCACTCCAGCAGGACCTAAGAGACATGCGGCAGAGGTGTGAGCTGCTGGCCGAGGAGAACAAAGACCTCAAGAACAGG CTTCAACGCTATGAGCCTACAAAAGAGGATGGAGCTGCCGAATAG
- the LOC115141213 gene encoding c-Myc-binding protein-like isoform X2, with the protein MAHYRASESKREQFQRYLEKAGVLDSLTSVLVALYEETEKPNNALDFLKQHLGVAGQESADTEALQQDLRDMRQRCELLAEENKDLKNRLQRYEPTKEDGAAE; encoded by the exons ATGGCACACTACAGA GCTTCAGAGTCCAAACGAGAGCAGTTTCAAAGATACCTGGAGAAGGCTGGTGTCCTTGACAGCCTCACCAGTG TGCTGGTGGCATTGTATGAAGAGACGGAGAAACCCAACAATGCGCTTGA TTTCCTCAAGCAGCACTTGGGTGTGGCTGGCCAGGAGTCTGCAGACACTGAGGCACTCCAGCAGGACCTAAGAGACATGCGGCAGAGGTGTGAGCTGCTGGCCGAGGAGAACAAAGACCTCAAGAACAGG CTTCAACGCTATGAGCCTACAAAAGAGGATGGAGCTGCCGAATAG
- the LOC115141213 gene encoding c-Myc-binding protein-like isoform X3, producing the protein MASESKREQFQRYLEKAGVLDSLTSVLVALYEETEKPNNALDFLKQHLGVAGQESADTEALQQDLRDMRQRCELLAEENKDLKNRLQRYEPTKEDGAAE; encoded by the exons atg GCTTCAGAGTCCAAACGAGAGCAGTTTCAAAGATACCTGGAGAAGGCTGGTGTCCTTGACAGCCTCACCAGTG TGCTGGTGGCATTGTATGAAGAGACGGAGAAACCCAACAATGCGCTTGA TTTCCTCAAGCAGCACTTGGGTGTGGCTGGCCAGGAGTCTGCAGACACTGAGGCACTCCAGCAGGACCTAAGAGACATGCGGCAGAGGTGTGAGCTGCTGGCCGAGGAGAACAAAGACCTCAAGAACAGG CTTCAACGCTATGAGCCTACAAAAGAGGATGGAGCTGCCGAATAG
- the LOC115141214 gene encoding ras-related GTP-binding protein C, whose translation MSIQYEVEPLADSYGVADSFPKDFGYGEEEADIEDSPTPSDSKPRILLMGLRRSGKSSIQKVVFHKMSPNETLFLESTNKIYKDDISSSSFVNFQIWDFPGQVDFFDPTFDYEMIFRGTGALIFVIDAQDDYVEALGRLHLTVSRAYRVNPEINFEVFIHKVDGLSDDHKIETQRDIHQRANDDLADASLEKLHLSFYLTSIYDHSIFEAFSKVVQKLIPQLPTLENLLNIFISNSGIEKAFLFDVVSKIYIATDSSPVDMQSYELCCDMIDVVIDVSCIYGLKEDGSGSAYDKESMAIIKLNNTTVLYLKEVTKFLALVCILREESFERKGLIDYNFHCFRKAIHEVFEVGVSTPWTGSQAAGTPCTKAVTLNGTPRSTV comes from the exons ATGTCGATTCAGTATGAAGTGGAACCGTTGGCAGACAGCTACGGGGTTGCGGACTCGTTTCCCAAAGATTTTGGATATGGAGAAGAGGAGGCCGACATCGAGGATAGCCCAACTCCATCTGACAGCAAACCTAGAATTCTGTTAATGGGTTTGCGAAGAAGTGGCAAGTCGTCAATACAGAAG GTGGTATTCCACAAAATGTCTCCTAACGAGACGTTGTTCCTGGAGAGCACCAACAAGATCTACAAGGACGACATCTCCAGTAGTTCGTTTGTCAACTTCCAGATCTGGGACTTCCCGGGTCAAGTGGACTTCTTTGACCCCACCTTTGACTACGAGATGATCTTCAGAGGCACGGGGGCTTTGATATTCGTCATTGACGCACAG GATGACTATGTGGAGGCGTTGGGCAGACTCCACCTCACTGTGTCGCGGGCCTACAGGGTCAACCCTGAGATTAACTTTGAGGTGTTCATCCACAAAGTGGACGGCCTCTCTGACGACCACAAGATCGAGACCCAGAGGGACATCCACCAGAGAGCCAACGACGACCTGGCAGACGCCAGCTTAGAGAAGCTTCACCTCAG TTTCTATTTGACAAGTATCTATGACCACTCAATATTCGAGGCCTTCAGTAAAGTGGTTCAGAAGCTTATCCCACAGCTGCCAACACTGGAAAACCTTCTAAACATCTTTATATCC AACTCCGGCATAGAGAAGGCCTTTCTGTTCGACGTGGTCAGTAAGATCTACATCGCCACAGACAGCAGTCCGGTGGACATGCAGTCTTATGAGCTGTGCTGTGACATGATCGACGTGGTTATAGATGTCTCCTGCATCTATGG TCTGAAGGAGGATGGCAGTGGTAGTGCCTACGACAAGGAGTCCATGGCCATCATCAAGCTGAACAACACCACAGTCCTCTACCTGAAAGAGGTCACCAAGTTCCTGGCGTTGGTCTGCATCCTCCGAGAGGAGAGCTTTGAGCGCAAAG GCTTGATAGACTACAACTTCCACTGTTTCCGGAAGGCCATCCACGAGGTGTTTGAGGTGGGCGTTTCCACACCGTGGACGGGCTCCCAGGCGGCCGGCACGCCCTGCACCAAGGCTGTGACACTCAACGGCACGCCCCGGAGCACTGTCTAA